One stretch of Streptomyces sp. A2-16 DNA includes these proteins:
- a CDS encoding PASTA domain-containing protein, whose product MRVPRLVGLMAVDARETAQAQGLFVNAPDRKDFHLAVVDYVVRQYPQAGAEVPRDSVVYVWFDLGPGEGGGGVHEPRIPRPPRGGLQRELDEPGDPHHVRCTTGL is encoded by the coding sequence GTGCGCGTACCGCGTCTGGTCGGACTCATGGCCGTCGACGCACGCGAGACGGCCCAGGCGCAGGGCCTGTTCGTCAATGCGCCCGACCGGAAGGACTTCCATCTGGCCGTCGTCGACTACGTCGTACGGCAGTACCCGCAGGCCGGTGCCGAGGTGCCGCGGGACTCGGTGGTCTACGTCTGGTTCGACCTCGGCCCGGGCGAGGGCGGCGGGGGCGTCCATGAACCCCGCATCCCGAGGCCCCCCAGGGGCGGACTCCAGCGCGAGCTGGACGAGCCGGGCGATCCGCACCACGTCCGCTGCACGACGGGACTCTGA
- a CDS encoding NADH-quinone oxidoreductase subunit C, with the protein MSDANGTSNGVNPEKDLGASNLPGQRGDGGEEIRVQRGMFGAENGGDTSGYGGLVRSVRLPGPASRPYGGWFDEVADELEGALEEQGLLPDNAIEKTVVDRGELTFHIEREHLLRVARTLRDDPALRFELCTGVSGVHYLHDKGRELHAVYHLRSITHNRLIRLEVSAPDADPHIPSLVSVYPTNDWHERETYDFFGIVFDGHPALTRIMMPDDWQGHPQRKDYPLGGIPVEYKGAQIPAPDQRRSYS; encoded by the coding sequence GTGAGCGACGCGAACGGCACGAGCAACGGCGTCAATCCCGAGAAGGATCTCGGCGCCTCCAACCTCCCGGGCCAGCGCGGCGACGGCGGTGAGGAGATCCGCGTCCAGCGCGGCATGTTCGGCGCCGAGAACGGCGGCGACACCTCCGGCTACGGCGGCCTGGTCCGCTCGGTCCGCCTCCCGGGGCCGGCGTCCCGCCCCTACGGCGGCTGGTTCGACGAGGTCGCCGACGAACTGGAAGGCGCCCTGGAGGAGCAGGGACTGCTCCCCGACAACGCCATCGAGAAGACGGTCGTCGACCGCGGCGAGCTCACCTTCCACATCGAGCGCGAGCACCTGCTGCGCGTCGCCCGCACCCTGCGCGACGACCCGGCCCTGCGCTTCGAGCTCTGTACCGGCGTCAGCGGGGTCCACTACCTCCACGACAAGGGCCGCGAGCTGCACGCCGTCTACCACCTGCGCTCGATCACCCACAACCGGCTGATCCGCCTGGAGGTCAGCGCCCCGGACGCCGACCCGCACATCCCGTCCCTGGTCTCCGTGTACCCGACCAACGACTGGCACGAGCGCGAGACCTACGACTTCTTCGGGATCGTCTTCGACGGTCACCCGGCCCTGACGCGGATCATGATGCCGGACGACTGGCAGGGCCACCCGCAGCGCAAGGACTACCCCCTCGGCGGCATCCCCGTCGAGTACAAGGGCGCCCAGATCCCGGCTCCGGACCAGCGGAGGTCGTACTCGTGA
- the def gene encoding peptide deformylase has protein sequence MPSVFVQGRPTDTYPPLAPEARRGRVRRITEAGEGVLHRPCRDVTEFGPDLAALIDDMFLTMYIAEGAGLAANQVDVDLRLFVYDCPDDDGVRHVGHIVNPVLEQLDPAGRRLLEDGEGCLSVPGAVMVVPRPDRAVVRGFDRDGEPLVIEGTGYFARCLAHETDHVNGHVYLDRLSGRERREALRQMADRRDEVYARRAANVEALNGGQGSVSA, from the coding sequence ATGCCCAGTGTGTTCGTCCAGGGCAGGCCCACCGACACGTACCCGCCGCTCGCCCCCGAGGCCCGGCGCGGGCGGGTCCGGCGCATCACCGAGGCCGGCGAGGGGGTGCTGCACAGGCCGTGCCGGGACGTGACCGAGTTCGGGCCCGATCTCGCCGCGCTGATCGACGACATGTTCCTGACGATGTACATCGCCGAGGGGGCGGGACTCGCCGCGAACCAGGTCGACGTCGATCTGCGGCTCTTCGTCTACGACTGCCCGGACGACGACGGAGTCCGGCATGTCGGACACATCGTCAACCCGGTGCTCGAGCAACTCGACCCCGCCGGGCGCAGGCTGCTCGAGGACGGCGAGGGGTGCCTGTCGGTGCCGGGTGCCGTCATGGTCGTACCGCGCCCGGACCGGGCCGTGGTGCGCGGGTTCGACCGGGACGGCGAGCCGCTCGTGATCGAGGGGACCGGGTACTTCGCGCGGTGCCTGGCGCACGAGACCGACCATGTGAACGGGCACGTGTATCTGGACCGGCTGTCCGGGCGGGAGCGCAGGGAGGCGCTCCGGCAGATGGCGGACCGGCGGGACGAGGTGTACGCCCGCCGGGCCGCCAACGTCGAGGCGCTGAACGGCGGCCAGGGCTCCGTCAGCGCCTGA
- a CDS encoding C40 family peptidase: MSHTAHIRSHRKPRRSATTSIAVRAGVAGGVLSMAAAGASASAFAAESTTQTLELPTLSADLGSQVAESADAMQQAAANYQLQAERDAAAAKAAKQAKADLAEAKKKAEAKKKAEEARRAAAEEAASRSSERTTLSASASASVSTSSSTATGSAAAVIAFVKAQIGDAYVSGGTGPNSWDCSGLVQAAFSQIGVDLPRVSQDQSTAGTQVSLSNLQPGDILYWGSAGSAYHVAVYVGDGMFVGAQNPSTGVAEKPLSYDPPTGAVRVL; this comes from the coding sequence ATGTCCCACACCGCTCACATACGCAGCCACCGGAAACCCCGCCGCAGCGCGACGACTTCGATCGCCGTCCGCGCCGGTGTCGCCGGTGGCGTACTCAGCATGGCAGCGGCGGGCGCGTCGGCTTCGGCGTTCGCCGCCGAGTCGACGACGCAGACCCTCGAACTGCCCACCCTCTCGGCCGACCTGGGCAGCCAGGTAGCCGAGTCCGCCGACGCCATGCAGCAGGCGGCCGCCAACTACCAGCTGCAGGCCGAGCGTGACGCGGCCGCCGCGAAGGCCGCGAAGCAGGCCAAGGCGGACCTCGCCGAGGCCAAGAAGAAGGCTGAGGCCAAGAAGAAGGCCGAGGAGGCGCGCAGGGCTGCCGCCGAGGAGGCCGCCTCGCGCAGCTCCGAGCGGACCACCCTGTCCGCCTCGGCGAGCGCCAGTGTCTCCACGAGCTCGTCCACGGCCACCGGTTCGGCCGCGGCCGTCATCGCCTTCGTGAAGGCGCAGATCGGTGACGCGTACGTCTCCGGCGGCACCGGCCCCAACTCCTGGGACTGCTCGGGCCTCGTCCAGGCCGCGTTCAGCCAGATCGGTGTCGACCTGCCGCGCGTCTCGCAGGACCAGTCGACGGCCGGCACCCAGGTCTCGCTGAGCAACCTGCAGCCGGGCGACATCCTGTACTGGGGCAGCGCGGGCAGCGCGTACCACGTGGCGGTGTACGTCGGCGACGGCATGTTCGTCGGCGCGCAGAACCCCTCGACGGGTGTCGCCGAGAAGCCGCTGTCCTACGACCCGCCGACCGGAGCGGTGCGGGTGCTCTGA
- a CDS encoding NADH-quinone oxidoreductase subunit D — MSTSHASPRETTEGTVYTVTGGDWDEVVQSAAKADDERIVVNMGPQHPSTHGVLRLILEIDGETVTEARCGIGYLHTGIEKNLEFRTWTQGTTFVTRMDYLTSFFNETAYCLAVEKLLGIEDQIPDRATLIRVLLMELNRLSSHLVCIATGGMELGATTIMIYGFRDREMILDIYELITGLRMNHAYIRPGGLAQDLPPGAVDHIREFVKKMKKNLPEYDKLATGNPIFKARMQDVGYLDLAGCMALGATGPILRSTGLPHDLRKAQPYCGYETYDFDIPTADTCDSYGRFLIRLEEMRQSLRIVEQCLDRLQPGPVMVADKKIAWPAQLALGPDGLGNSLDHIKKIMGTSMEALIHHFKLVTEGFRVPPGQAYAAVESPKGELGVHAVSDGGTRPFRVHFRDPSFTNLQAMAAMCEGGQVADVIVAVASIDPVMGGVDR, encoded by the coding sequence GTGAGCACTTCCCACGCCTCTCCCCGTGAGACCACCGAGGGCACCGTCTACACGGTCACCGGCGGCGACTGGGACGAGGTCGTCCAGTCCGCCGCCAAGGCCGACGACGAGCGCATCGTCGTCAACATGGGTCCGCAGCACCCGTCCACCCACGGGGTGCTCCGCCTGATCCTGGAGATCGACGGCGAGACGGTCACCGAGGCCCGCTGCGGCATCGGCTACCTGCACACCGGCATCGAGAAGAACCTCGAGTTCCGCACGTGGACGCAGGGCACCACGTTCGTGACGCGCATGGACTACCTGACGTCCTTCTTCAACGAGACCGCCTACTGCCTCGCCGTCGAGAAGCTCCTCGGCATCGAGGACCAGATCCCCGACCGGGCCACCCTCATCCGGGTACTCCTGATGGAGCTGAACCGGCTCTCCTCGCACCTGGTGTGCATCGCCACCGGCGGCATGGAACTCGGCGCCACCACGATCATGATCTACGGATTCCGTGATCGTGAAATGATTCTCGACATCTACGAGCTCATCACGGGCCTTCGGATGAACCACGCGTACATCCGCCCCGGCGGACTCGCGCAGGACCTGCCGCCGGGCGCGGTGGACCACATCCGCGAGTTCGTGAAGAAGATGAAGAAGAACCTCCCGGAGTACGACAAGCTCGCCACCGGGAACCCCATCTTCAAGGCCCGTATGCAGGACGTCGGCTACCTGGACCTCGCGGGCTGCATGGCCCTCGGCGCCACCGGCCCCATCCTGCGCTCCACCGGTCTGCCGCACGACCTGCGCAAGGCACAGCCCTACTGCGGCTACGAGACCTACGACTTCGACATCCCGACCGCCGACACCTGCGACTCCTACGGCCGCTTCCTCATCCGCCTGGAGGAGATGCGCCAGTCGCTCAGGATCGTCGAGCAGTGCCTGGACCGGCTCCAGCCGGGTCCGGTCATGGTCGCCGACAAGAAGATCGCCTGGCCCGCCCAGCTCGCGCTCGGCCCCGACGGGCTCGGCAACTCCCTCGACCACATCAAGAAGATCATGGGCACCTCCATGGAGGCCCTGATCCACCACTTCAAGCTGGTCACCGAGGGCTTCCGCGTCCCGCCGGGACAGGCGTACGCGGCCGTCGAGTCGCCCAAGGGCGAACTCGGGGTGCACGCCGTGTCCGACGGCGGCACCCGCCCCTTCCGGGTCCACTTCCGCGACCCGTCCTTCACCAACCTTCAGGCCATGGCGGCGATGTGCGAGGGCGGCCAGGTCGCCGACGTCATCGTCGCTGTCGCGTCCATCGACCCCGTGATGGGAGGCGTCGACCGGTGA
- the nuoE gene encoding NADH-quinone oxidoreductase subunit NuoE: MTTSSSERGVSLGMPELPAPAYPDDVRARLEADAREIIARYPDSRSALLPLLHLVQSEEGHVTRTGMQFCADVLQLTTAEVTAVATFYTMYRRRPSGDYQVGVCTNTLCAVMGGDAIFSELQEHLGVGNGETTDDGKVTLEHIECNAACDFAPVVMVNWEFFDNQTPASAKRMVDDLRAGRPVEPTRGAPLCTFKETARILAGFPDERAGAVEATGGAGPASLVGLRLAKGETAPARVVHPREGASQDRDGAPQDRGAHAPSPSEHLSSHDAPQDTSASDPAHPAGPAAEEGE, translated from the coding sequence GTGACCACGAGTTCTTCCGAGCGGGGCGTCAGCCTGGGCATGCCCGAACTGCCCGCGCCCGCTTACCCGGACGACGTCCGAGCCCGGCTCGAGGCGGACGCGCGAGAGATCATCGCCCGCTACCCGGACTCCCGCTCGGCCCTGCTGCCGTTGCTGCACCTCGTGCAGTCGGAGGAGGGCCATGTCACGCGCACCGGGATGCAGTTCTGCGCGGACGTGCTGCAGCTGACCACGGCTGAGGTCACCGCGGTGGCCACCTTCTACACGATGTACCGGCGCCGGCCCTCCGGTGACTACCAGGTGGGCGTCTGCACCAACACGCTGTGCGCGGTGATGGGCGGCGACGCGATCTTCTCGGAGCTCCAGGAGCACCTGGGCGTCGGCAACGGCGAGACCACCGACGACGGCAAGGTCACCCTGGAGCACATCGAGTGCAACGCGGCCTGCGACTTCGCGCCGGTCGTGATGGTCAACTGGGAGTTCTTCGACAACCAGACCCCGGCGAGCGCCAAGCGCATGGTCGACGACCTGCGCGCGGGGCGTCCGGTCGAGCCCACGCGCGGGGCGCCGCTGTGCACCTTCAAGGAGACCGCGCGGATCCTCGCCGGCTTCCCCGACGAGCGGGCCGGAGCCGTCGAGGCGACCGGCGGAGCGGGACCCGCGTCGCTGGTGGGCCTCCGCCTGGCCAAGGGAGAGACCGCACCCGCGCGCGTGGTCCATCCGCGCGAAGGAGCATCGCAGGACCGCGACGGCGCACCGCAGGACAGGGGCGCCCACGCGCCGTCCCCGTCGGAGCACCTGAGCTCACACGACGCGCCACAGGACACGTCGGCCTCCGACCCGGCCCACCCGGCCGGGCCCGCCGCCGAGGAGGGGGAGTGA
- a CDS encoding NADH-quinone oxidoreductase subunit B has protein sequence MGLEEKLPSGFLLTTVEQAAGWVRKASVFPATFGLACCAIEMMTTGAGRYDLARFGMEVFRGSPRQADLMIVAGRVSQKMAPVLRQVYDQMPNPKWVISMGVCASSGGMFNNYAIVQGVDHIVPVDIYLPGCPPRPEMLMDAILKLHQKIQSSKLGVNAEEAAREAEEAALKALPTIEMKGLLR, from the coding sequence ATGGGACTCGAAGAAAAGCTGCCGAGCGGCTTCCTGCTGACCACCGTCGAGCAGGCCGCGGGCTGGGTGCGCAAGGCGTCCGTCTTCCCGGCCACCTTCGGCCTGGCCTGCTGTGCCATCGAAATGATGACCACGGGCGCCGGACGCTACGACCTGGCCCGCTTCGGCATGGAGGTCTTCCGCGGCTCACCCCGCCAGGCCGACCTCATGATCGTCGCCGGCCGGGTCAGCCAGAAGATGGCGCCGGTGCTCAGGCAGGTCTACGACCAGATGCCGAACCCCAAGTGGGTCATCTCCATGGGGGTCTGCGCCTCCTCGGGCGGCATGTTCAACAACTACGCGATCGTGCAGGGCGTCGACCACATCGTCCCGGTCGACATCTATCTGCCCGGCTGCCCGCCACGGCCCGAGATGCTGATGGACGCCATTCTCAAGCTCCACCAGAAGATCCAGTCCTCCAAGCTCGGCGTGAACGCCGAGGAGGCGGCCCGTGAGGCGGAGGAGGCGGCGCTCAAGGCCCTGCCCACGATCGAGATGAAGGGGCTGCTGCGGTGA
- a CDS encoding NADH-quinone oxidoreductase subunit A, with the protein MNAYAPILVLGALGAGFAIFSVVMATLIGPKRYNRAKLEAYECGIEPTPTPAGGGRFPIKYYLTAMLFIVFDIEIVFLYPWAVTFDALGVFGLVEMLLFVLTVFVAYAYVWRRGGLEWD; encoded by the coding sequence GTGAACGCCTATGCGCCCATCCTCGTACTGGGAGCCCTCGGGGCAGGCTTTGCGATCTTCTCCGTGGTCATGGCCACGCTGATCGGTCCGAAGCGGTACAACCGGGCCAAGCTCGAGGCCTACGAGTGCGGTATCGAGCCGACCCCCACGCCGGCCGGCGGCGGGCGCTTCCCCATCAAGTACTACCTGACGGCGATGCTCTTCATCGTCTTCGACATCGAGATCGTCTTCCTCTACCCCTGGGCCGTCACCTTCGACGCCCTGGGTGTTTTCGGGCTCGTGGAGATGCTGCTCTTCGTGCTCACCGTCTTCGTCGCGTACGCGTACGTATGGCGGCGCGGCGGCCTGGAATGGGACTGA
- a CDS encoding geranylgeranyl reductase family protein encodes MTEPLSENTADVIVVGAGPAGSTTAYHLAKSGLDVLLLEKTEFPREKVCGDGLTPRATKQLVAMGIDISEEAGWLRNKGLRIIGGGVRLQLDWPELASFPDYGLVRKRDDFDEQLARQAQKAGARLYERCNVGAPIVDDRTGRITGVHAKLGEEKREVTFHAPLVVAADGNSTRLSLAMGLHRREDRPMGVAVRTYFESPRHKDDYLESWLELWDRRGPGEDRLLPGYGWIFGMGDGTSNVGLGVLNTSDSFKELDWREVLKAWCASMPEDWGYTPDNMTGPIRGAALPMAFNRQPHYTKGLLLVGDAGGMVNPFNGEGIAYAMESGQIAADVIVQAHARATPAQREIALQRYPQVLKDTYGGYYTLGRAFVKLIGNPKVMKIAAQRGLTHPLLMKFTLKMLANLTDPTGGDAMDRIINGLSKVAPKA; translated from the coding sequence GTGACCGAGCCCCTGTCCGAGAACACCGCCGATGTCATCGTCGTCGGCGCGGGGCCGGCAGGCTCCACGACCGCGTACCACCTCGCCAAGTCCGGACTCGACGTGCTCCTGCTGGAGAAGACCGAGTTCCCGCGCGAGAAGGTCTGCGGCGACGGCCTGACCCCGCGCGCCACCAAGCAGCTCGTGGCCATGGGCATCGACATCTCCGAAGAGGCCGGCTGGCTGCGGAACAAGGGCCTCCGCATCATCGGCGGCGGCGTACGCCTCCAGCTCGACTGGCCGGAACTCGCCTCCTTCCCCGACTACGGCCTCGTCCGCAAGCGCGACGACTTCGACGAGCAGCTCGCCCGCCAGGCCCAGAAGGCCGGGGCGCGGCTGTACGAGCGCTGCAACGTCGGCGCCCCGATCGTCGACGACCGCACCGGCCGGATCACCGGCGTGCACGCCAAACTGGGCGAGGAGAAGCGCGAAGTCACCTTCCACGCGCCCCTGGTGGTCGCCGCCGACGGCAACTCCACCCGGCTCTCCCTCGCGATGGGCCTGCACCGCCGCGAGGACCGCCCGATGGGCGTGGCCGTACGGACGTACTTCGAGAGCCCCCGCCACAAGGACGACTACCTGGAGTCCTGGCTGGAGCTGTGGGACCGCCGCGGGCCCGGCGAGGACCGGCTGCTGCCCGGCTACGGCTGGATCTTCGGCATGGGCGACGGCACCTCCAACGTCGGTCTCGGCGTCCTGAACACCTCCGACTCCTTCAAGGAGCTCGACTGGCGCGAGGTGCTGAAGGCCTGGTGCGCCTCCATGCCGGAGGACTGGGGCTACACCCCGGACAACATGACCGGCCCGATCCGCGGCGCCGCCCTGCCCATGGCCTTCAACCGCCAGCCGCACTACACCAAGGGCCTGCTCCTGGTCGGCGACGCAGGCGGCATGGTGAACCCCTTCAACGGCGAGGGCATCGCCTACGCCATGGAGTCCGGCCAGATCGCCGCCGACGTCATCGTCCAGGCCCACGCCCGCGCGACCCCCGCCCAGCGGGAGATCGCGCTGCAGCGCTACCCGCAGGTCCTCAAGGACACCTACGGCGGCTACTACACGCTGGGCCGCGCCTTCGTGAAGCTCATCGGCAATCCGAAGGTCATGAAGATCGCGGCCCAGCGCGGACTGACCCACCCGCTGCTCATGAAGTTCACCCTCAAGATGCTCGCCAACCTCACCGACCCCACGGGTGGCGACGCGATGGACCGGATCATCAACGGGCTGAGCAAGGTGGCGCCGAAGGCGTGA
- a CDS encoding GNAT family N-acetyltransferase: MNRALPVVRLRVPTDEDAVAWHRVFDDPDVMEFHGGRSAELYVYEELTARQRRHDAERGFCLWTMVDESGQVIGFTGAQPWPQDWGPTGEIEIGWRLGRRYWGQGYATVAAQMTLERVRAAGVTSVVAMVRPGNERSIAVTKRLGMELAQTFPHPRLAEEALCFRLSLQQGHAQ, encoded by the coding sequence GTGAACCGAGCTCTGCCCGTAGTACGGCTGCGCGTCCCCACCGACGAGGACGCCGTGGCCTGGCACCGGGTCTTCGACGACCCGGACGTCATGGAGTTCCACGGCGGCAGGTCCGCCGAGCTGTACGTCTACGAGGAGCTCACCGCGCGGCAGCGCCGGCACGACGCCGAGCGGGGTTTCTGCCTGTGGACCATGGTCGACGAGAGCGGGCAGGTCATCGGCTTCACCGGGGCCCAGCCGTGGCCGCAGGACTGGGGGCCGACGGGCGAGATCGAGATCGGCTGGCGGCTCGGACGCCGGTACTGGGGGCAGGGGTACGCCACGGTGGCCGCGCAGATGACGCTGGAGCGGGTCAGGGCGGCGGGTGTCACCAGTGTGGTGGCGATGGTCAGACCCGGGAACGAGCGGTCGATCGCGGTCACCAAGCGCCTCGGGATGGAACTCGCGCAGACCTTCCCGCACCCCCGGCTCGCGGAAGAGGCGCTGTGCTTCCGGCTGAGCCTGCAGCAGGGTCACGCACAGTAG